The proteins below are encoded in one region of Thermoflexus sp.:
- a CDS encoding ABC transporter ATP-binding protein: MMKQTLIALEDVWLIFQRGWLSRERVEAVAGVSLAIPEGGILALVGETGSGKTTLGKVVAGLYRPTRGRLLFQGQDLWTMNRRDFPQYRRAVQLVHQDAFAALNPVRTVYQSLKAPLLHHRIARNEREARERSAELLAQVGLTPPELFLDKYPHQLSGGQRQRVLLARALTVQPRLIVADEPVSMIDVSLRLAILQLLRELNRRLGIAILYITHDLATARYLAEEGQLAVMYLGKIVEHGAFHKVLENPRHPYLQALLSAVPVPDPRVAQATRPMALQEIDPPDPRRPPSGCRFHPRCPYVQPICREISPALEGPADHQVACHFAQEIPPWRPPSAASPSPWA, encoded by the coding sequence ATGATGAAGCAAACGCTGATCGCGCTGGAAGATGTCTGGTTGATCTTCCAACGGGGCTGGCTCTCCCGGGAGCGGGTGGAAGCCGTCGCCGGGGTATCGCTGGCGATCCCGGAGGGGGGAATCCTGGCGCTGGTCGGGGAAACCGGGAGCGGGAAGACCACCCTGGGCAAAGTGGTGGCGGGCCTCTACCGACCGACCCGGGGGCGCCTCCTTTTCCAGGGGCAGGATCTGTGGACTATGAATCGCCGCGACTTCCCCCAATACCGGCGGGCCGTCCAATTGGTGCACCAGGACGCTTTCGCCGCCCTGAACCCGGTCCGCACGGTTTATCAGTCATTGAAGGCGCCTCTTCTTCATCACCGAATCGCCCGGAACGAACGGGAGGCCCGCGAGCGATCAGCGGAGCTCCTGGCGCAGGTCGGTTTGACGCCGCCGGAGCTGTTCCTGGATAAATATCCGCATCAGCTGAGCGGAGGCCAGCGTCAGCGCGTGCTCCTCGCTCGGGCGCTCACGGTGCAGCCGCGCCTGATCGTGGCCGACGAGCCGGTCTCCATGATCGACGTCTCTCTGCGACTTGCCATCTTGCAGCTGCTGCGCGAGCTGAACCGCCGCCTGGGCATCGCCATCCTATACATCACCCACGACCTGGCAACCGCTCGATACCTGGCGGAGGAAGGGCAACTGGCGGTCATGTATCTGGGGAAGATCGTGGAACACGGGGCCTTCCACAAAGTCCTGGAGAACCCGCGCCATCCCTATCTCCAGGCCCTCCTCTCTGCGGTCCCCGTTCCGGATCCGCGGGTTGCACAAGCGACCCGCCCGATGGCCCTTCAGGAGATCGATCCGCCAGATCCGCGACGGCCGCCCTCCGGATGCCGCTTCCATCCGCGTTGTCCATACGTCCAACCGATCTGCCGCGAGATCTCGCCGGCCCTGGAAGGTCCAGCCGATCACCAGGTGGCCTGCCATTTCGCTCAGGAGATCCCTCCATGGCGCCCGCCATCAGCCGCCTCGCCTTCACCATGGGCCTGA
- a CDS encoding cellulase family glycosylhydrolase: protein MWDDHFMVGVNYWPRTKAMFWWKHFDPEEVRADLAEIASWHLDGIRIFLMWEDFMPEPHTVDPWMLERLRQVLDLAHMHGLRVILTLFTGHMSGVNWLPPWLLDGDRESDPRFRLIAGGRAVKGRLRDLYEDPMALDAQVRMLEAAAQAVGDHPALLAWDLGNEPDLVLRPRTPEAAAGWLATLTRALRAMDPAHPITVGFHSPVLEEDLGFRIRALAPMLDFLCMHGYPVYAQWARHPLDEQALAFLTRLTASLGMKPVLFEEFGLPTAPPGQPTHKVSIRLEDRSFEVTLIAEEEAAAFFERALEALHQAGALGAFIWCFSDYHPDLWDHPPCDRLVHERHFGLLRPDGSRKPAVEAVARFAARKRPVVSPPAPLPVPEDYESHPGEALRELYARFLQAGNSVRS from the coding sequence ATGTGGGATGATCACTTTATGGTCGGCGTGAACTACTGGCCGCGCACCAAGGCGATGTTCTGGTGGAAGCACTTCGACCCGGAAGAGGTCCGGGCGGACCTGGCGGAGATCGCCTCATGGCATCTGGATGGGATCCGCATCTTCCTCATGTGGGAAGATTTCATGCCCGAGCCGCATACCGTGGACCCATGGATGCTTGAGCGCCTCCGCCAGGTCCTGGACCTGGCGCACATGCATGGGCTCCGGGTGATCCTCACCCTTTTCACCGGACATATGAGCGGCGTGAACTGGCTGCCGCCATGGCTTCTGGACGGGGACCGAGAGAGCGATCCCCGCTTTCGACTGATCGCGGGAGGACGCGCGGTAAAAGGACGCCTTCGGGATCTTTACGAAGATCCCATGGCCCTGGACGCCCAGGTTCGGATGCTGGAAGCGGCGGCCCAGGCAGTGGGAGATCACCCGGCCCTGCTCGCCTGGGATCTGGGAAACGAGCCAGACCTGGTGCTGCGACCTCGGACCCCGGAGGCCGCCGCGGGCTGGCTGGCCACCCTCACCCGCGCGCTCCGTGCCATGGATCCTGCCCATCCCATCACCGTCGGCTTCCACAGCCCGGTCCTGGAAGAAGATCTGGGGTTCCGGATCCGCGCCCTGGCACCCATGCTGGATTTCCTCTGCATGCACGGCTATCCGGTTTACGCTCAGTGGGCGCGGCATCCGCTGGACGAGCAGGCGCTGGCCTTCCTGACGCGTCTCACCGCCAGCCTGGGCATGAAACCGGTGCTCTTTGAAGAGTTCGGGCTGCCCACGGCCCCACCGGGTCAACCCACCCACAAAGTTTCGATCCGGCTGGAAGATCGCTCCTTTGAGGTAACGCTCATCGCGGAAGAAGAAGCAGCCGCTTTCTTCGAGCGAGCGTTGGAAGCTCTGCATCAGGCGGGAGCGCTGGGGGCATTCATCTGGTGTTTCAGCGATTACCACCCCGATTTGTGGGATCATCCTCCTTGCGACCGGCTGGTGCACGAGCGGCACTTCGGGCTGCTGCGGCCGGATGGGAGCCGCAAACCCGCTGTAGAAGCCGTCGCCCGCTTCGCCGCCCGGAAACGCCCGGTCGTCTCTCCCCCGGCTCCACTGCCGGTGCCGGAGGATTACGAGTCCCATCCCGGGGAAGCTCTCCGCGAGCTCTATGCACGGTTCCTGCAAGCGGGCAATTCCGTCCGAAGCTAA